TTTGTATTTACCGGCAGCCGGACGGAAGGAAAGATTATCGCGTACAGCGGAAGCTACACTACCAACAATAAAGGAAATTCCACAAAAATGTATACTCCGGTAATCCAATATACTGATCATACGGGTACCGTCAGGGAAATTGAAACGGATTACAGCAGCAGCAGCCGGGAAAGTAATGATGAGGCAACCGTGTATTATGATCCCGTTAAACCGGCAAGAGCGGTAAGAGGCGGCTTTATGAGCCTTTTTTTCTGGCCTTTCCTGATACTTTGTTTTTCACTAATGGGATTATCCATCGCCCTTTATCTTGCAAAAGCCATGATAAAAGGGCTAAAGAAGCCCAAAGGATAATATGAGTTTTATAAAGGTTTTACAGCAAGACCGGTTTTCTATGTCTGGGAACATTCTTCCTTTCAGAAAAGATCAGTTTTAGATCTGTACAGCACGAGCAATTCTGAAAT
The sequence above is a segment of the Chryseobacterium sp. JJR-5R genome. Coding sequences within it:
- a CDS encoding DUF3592 domain-containing protein; protein product: MSNSRIPDITVSLFFISFTLILLTLGGGGIFYSAGKLGKNFLFVFTGSRTEGKIIAYSGSYTTNNKGNSTKMYTPVIQYTDHTGTVREIETDYSSSSRESNDEATVYYDPVKPARAVRGGFMSLFFWPFLILCFSLMGLSIALYLAKAMIKGLKKPKG